The window ATATCGATCAGTTTGATGCCGATGAAGGGGGCGATCACCCCGCCGAGGCCGTAGATGAACAGATTGCGCGCCAGCAGCGCATCCGCGCCCATCGGCCGGTACTTCACGCCTTTGAGCGCGATCGGGATCAGCAGCGGGATGATGACCGCGTTGAAGATCAGCGCCGACAGGATCGCGCTCGACGGGGTCGCAAGGTGCATGATGTTCAGCACCGCCAGTTCCGGGATCGCCAGCAGGAAGATCGCCGGAATGATTGCGAAGTATTTCGCCACGTCGTTCGCAATCGAAAAAGTGGTCAGTGCGCCGCGGGTCATCAGCAGCTGCTTGCCGATCTCGATGACTTCGATCAGCTTGGTCGGGTCGCTGTCGAGATCGACCATGTTGCCGGCCTCCTTCGCCGCCTGCGTGCCGGAGTTCATCGCAATGCCGATATCGGCCTGCGCGAGCGCCGGAGCGTCGTTCGTGCCGTCGCCCATCATCGCGACCAGGCGGCCTCTGGCCTGCTCCTGGCGGATATAGGCGAGCTTGTCCTCCGGTTTGGCTTCGGCGATGAAGTCGTCTACGCCCGCTTCTTCGGCGATCGCCTTCGCGGTCAGCGGGTTGTCGCCGGTGACCATCACCACGCGCAGCCCCATCGCCCGCAGACGTTCGAAGCGGTCCCTGATGCCGGTTTTAAGGATATCGGACAACGCCACCACGCCGAGAATCCGGTCGTTAACCGAAACAACGATCGGTGTGCAGCCTTTCCGGGCGACTTTCGTCACCATCTCCTCAATATCGGCCGGAACTTTGGTTTTCGCCTTCTTCGCGGCCTGAATCACGGCATCGGAAGCACCTTTGCGATAGTGAGTTCCATCCGTCGCATCGGTTCCGCTCATGCGGGTCTGGGCGGTGAACTCAATCACGTCGCAGCTTCCGTCGTCTTTGGCGACCTTGCCGTTGAGTTCGCGTTCCGCCAGAGTGATGATCGAACGGCCTTCCGGAGTCTGATCGCCGAACGAGGCACGCACCGCGGCGTCGATCAGCTTTTCGCGATCGACTCCCTTCACCGGATAAAACTCCGAGGCGAGGCGGTCGCCGACGGTGATCGTGCCGGTCTTGTCCAGCAGCAGCGTATCGATGTCGCCGGCCAGTTCCACGGCCTTGCCGCTCTTGGCCAGCACGTTGGCCGCCAGCGCCCGGTCCATGCCCGCGATGCCGATCGCGGCGAGCAGCGCGCCGATCGTGGTCGGGATCAGGCAGACCAGCAGCGAAATCAGGGTCGGCAGCGGAATGGTCACGTCGAAATATTTCGCCATCGGGTAGAGCGTGGCCGTGACCAGCAGGAAGCCCAGCGTCAGCCCGGCCAGCGTGACGGTCAGCGCCAGCTCGTTCGGAGTCTTCTGGCGGACCGCGCCCTCGACCAGCGCGATCATCCGGTCGAGGAAGGATTCCCCGGCTCCGGCGGTGATCTTCACCTTGATCCGGTCGGAGAGCACGCGGGTGCCGCCGGTCACGCCGGAGCGGTCGCCGCCGGCCTCGCGCACCACCGGCGCGGATTCGCCGGTGATCGCGGATTCGTCGATGCTGGCGACGCCTTCGATCACTTCGCCGTCGCTCGGAATAATCTCGCCCGCGCTGACCACGACGATATCGCCGGTTTTCAGCAGCGAGGAGCTGACCGCTTCAATCCTGCCTGAACCGCCCAGACGATTGGCCATCGTCTGTCTGCGAGTGTTTTTCAGGCTGTCGGCCTGCGCCTTGCCGCGCGCTTCGGCGAGCGCCTCCGCGAAATTCGCGAAGAGGACGGTCAGCCAGAGCACGGCTGTCACCAGGGTTGTATAGAGGATATTGGCATGGCCGCCGCAGATGTCGATGATCCAGACCAGCGTGGTCAGCGCCGCGCCGATTTCGGTG of the Victivallis lenta genome contains:
- the kdpB gene encoding potassium-transporting ATPase subunit KdpB, translated to MNHMNRKESRKATLFDKGLVKTALIQSFAMLNPRTMARNPVMFVTEIGAALTTLVWIIDICGGHANILYTTLVTAVLWLTVLFANFAEALAEARGKAQADSLKNTRRQTMANRLGGSGRIEAVSSSLLKTGDIVVVSAGEIIPSDGEVIEGVASIDESAITGESAPVVREAGGDRSGVTGGTRVLSDRIKVKITAGAGESFLDRMIALVEGAVRQKTPNELALTVTLAGLTLGFLLVTATLYPMAKYFDVTIPLPTLISLLVCLIPTTIGALLAAIGIAGMDRALAANVLAKSGKAVELAGDIDTLLLDKTGTITVGDRLASEFYPVKGVDREKLIDAAVRASFGDQTPEGRSIITLAERELNGKVAKDDGSCDVIEFTAQTRMSGTDATDGTHYRKGASDAVIQAAKKAKTKVPADIEEMVTKVARKGCTPIVVSVNDRILGVVALSDILKTGIRDRFERLRAMGLRVVMVTGDNPLTAKAIAEEAGVDDFIAEAKPEDKLAYIRQEQARGRLVAMMGDGTNDAPALAQADIGIAMNSGTQAAKEAGNMVDLDSDPTKLIEVIEIGKQLLMTRGALTTFSIANDVAKYFAIIPAIFLLAIPELAVLNIMHLATPSSAILSALIFNAVIIPLLIPIALKGVKYRPMGADALLARNLFIYGLGGVIAPFIGIKLIDMVLAATGLF